Proteins co-encoded in one Babylonia areolata isolate BAREFJ2019XMU chromosome 5, ASM4173473v1, whole genome shotgun sequence genomic window:
- the LOC143281898 gene encoding uncharacterized protein LOC143281898, with amino-acid sequence MAGWGTRLALMLVVLCFLASVMEARGGRGGGGFRGGGRYRSRAGGSGYSSGSGGGGDAGVIIGVIFGSIAGVVLIVVAIVCCVSCCSKSSGSSAKYSSSRGVVLSTSQPTRLATTTTSATTTTPDDNSAYKPSCDSSFTAPPPSYDSAVTQKDGALPYSSQPNGDSSYPPGTSYLAGPAVMSYPAGPSPAYGFSADGANGMPYNVDTGNATPSAPSYN; translated from the exons ATGGCAGGCTGGGGAACTCGTTTGGCGCTGATGTTGGTCGTCTTGTGTTTTCTGG ccAGTGTCATGGAGGCCAGAGGcggtagggggggaggaggtttcaGGGGCGGAGGACGGTACAGGTCCCGAGCTGGGGGGTCCGGTTACAGCAGCGGCAGTGGGGG GGGAGGGGATGCTGGAGTTATCATCGGCGTCATCTTCGGATCCATCGCCGGCGTCGTTTTAATCGTCGTCGCCATTGTCTGCTGTGTATCCTGCTGCAGCAAGTCTTCAG gaaGCTCAGCCAAGTACAGCAGCTCCCGGGGCGTCGTTCTTTCAACTTCCCAACCCACCAgactcgccaccaccaccaccagcgccaccaccaccacccccgatgACAACAGTGCCTACAAACCCTCCTGTGACTCTTCTTTCACAGCCCCGCCCCCATCCTATGACTCTGCCGTGACCCAGAAAGATGGGGCACTGCCCTACTCCTCCCAGCCCAACGGCGATAGCTCCTACCCCCCAGGCACATCATACCTGGCAGGTCCTGCAGTTATGTCCTACCCGGCAGGTCCCTCGCCAGCTTACGGATTTTCGGCGGATGGCGCCAATGGTATGCCATACAACGTGGATACTGGCAACGCAACACCTTCAGCCCCAAGTTACAACTGA